One region of Mangifera indica cultivar Alphonso chromosome 3, CATAS_Mindica_2.1, whole genome shotgun sequence genomic DNA includes:
- the LOC123210942 gene encoding putative calcium-transporting ATPase 13, plasma membrane-type encodes MTVPTILHANVACIKFLLDAPLSKKWHSAFAKIYCSRALLSLRKTTTKNTSKKVPRSSSHTVLSIVDVPLDNDDQYFKVDPGSLTELVKEKNLDRLHEFDGVHGVATALKTDIEGGICSSDEEDFARRRETFGPNTYKKPPSKSFFHFMVEAFKDVTVLILSGCAALSLAFGIKEHGLKEGWYDGGSIFVAVFLLIAVSAVSNYRQSRQFDKLSKVTNNIQIEVIRKGLRQQISIFEIVVGDVVCLKIGDQVPADGLFLKGHSLQVDESSMTGESDHVEINSSQNPFLFSGTKVADGYGRMVVTSVGMNTLWGQMMSQISRDNDEQTTLQARLNKLTSSIGKVGLAAAFLVLVVLMTRYFTGNTTDENGNKEFVGSKTKVDNIVNAVVGIVASAVTIFVVAIPEGLPLAVTLTLAYSMKRMMMDQAMVRNLSACETMGSATVICTDKTGTLTLNQMKVTKFWLGQESITNGLASSISPRIVELIQEGVALNTTGTVYKATTGSGFEISGSPTEKAILSWAAQDLNMDMEQIKQSCIILQVEAFNSKKRRSGVMMRKKIDNTINVHWKGAAEMILAMCSSYYDAFGTVKNLDHDARELFEHIIEGMAASSLRCIAFAHKSISEEEQEDAKDEKKLTEDNLSLIGLVGIKDPCRPGVRKAVEDCQQAGVDIKMITGDNVFTAKAIATDCGILRPNGLVVEGEEFKNYTPEQRMEKVDKICVMARSSPFDKLLMVRCLKQKGHVVAVTGDGTNDAPALKEADIGLSMGIQGTEVAKESSDIVILDDNFAFVATVLKWGRCVYNNIQKLIQLQLTMNVVALVINFVAVVSAGEVPLKVAQSLWVTLIIDTLGALALATEKPTKELMDKPPVGRTEPLITNVMWRNLLGQTLYQIVILLTLQFRGESIFGVNEKVKDTLVFNTSVLCQVFNEFNARKPENKNVFKRIHKNKLFLRIIAVTIILQVLVVEFLKKFVDTERLNWGQWGVCICLAAASWPIDWLVKCIPIPEKPFFSYLKWKK; translated from the coding sequence ATGACCGTCCCTACCATTCTGCATGCAAACGTCGCTTGCATTAAGTTTTTACTTGATGCTCCTCTTAGCAAAAAATGGCATTCAGCTTTCGCCAAAATTTACTGCTCCAGAGCTCTTCTGTCTCTGCGCAAAACAACCACCAAAAATACTAGTAAAAAAGTTCCCCGCTCCTCTTCACATACTGTTTTGAGTATTGTCGATGTTCCACTGGATAATGATGATCAATACTTCAAGGTTGATCCCGGAAGCCTTACAGAGCTTGTGAAGGAGAAAAATCTAGACAGACTTCATGAGTTTGATGGGGTTCATGGCGTAGCTACTGCTCTGAAAACAGATATTGAAGGAGGAATATGCAGCAGCGATGAAGAAGATTTTGCTCGGCGACGTGAGACGTTTGGTCCAAACACTTACAAGAAACCGCCATCAAAAAGCTTCTTTCATTTTATGGTGGAAGCATTCAAAGATGTTACTGTATTGATTCTTTCAGGTTGTGCAGCTCTTTCTCTTGCTTTTGGCATAAAAGAGCATGGCCTCAAGGAAGGTTGGTACGACGGTGGAAGCATTTTTGTGGCTGTCTTTCTTCTCATCGCGGTTTCAGCTGTAAGTAATTACAGACAAAGCAGACAATTTGACAAACTATCTAAAGTGACCAACAATATCCAAATCGAAGTCATCAGGAAAGGTCTGCGgcaacaaatttcaatttttgaaatagtTGTTGGAGATGTTGTTTGCTTAAAAATTGGAGATCAAGTTCCTGCTGATGGATTGTTCCTGAAAGGCCATTCCTTACAAGTAGATGAATCAAGCATGACAGGGGAGAGTGATCATGTGGAGATAAACAGCAGCCAGAATCCATTCTTGTTCTCTGGCACCAAAGTCGCTGACGGCTATGGTCGTATGGTTGTCACATCAGTTGGTATGAATACGCTATGGGGCCAAATGATGAGTCAAATAAGCCGGGACAATGACGAACAAACAACTTTGCAAGCAAGGCTCAACAAGCTAACTTCATCGATAGGCAAGGTTGGATTGGCAGCTGCTTTCTTGGTTCTTGTAGTCTTGATGACTCGCTACTTCACTGGAAATACAACAGACGAGAATGGAAACAAAGAATTCGTTGGAAGCAAAACAAAGGTTGACAACATTGTCAATGCTGTGGTGGGGATTGTAGCTTCTGCAGTTACAATTTTCGTAGTTGCAATTCCAGAAGGTCTTCCATTAGCTGTCACGCTAACTCTTGCTTATTCGATGAAGAGAATGATGATGGATCAAGCTATGGTGAGAAACCTCTCTGCCTGTGAAACAATGGGCTCTGCCACCGTCATTTGTACTGATAAAACGGGGACTCTAACTCTAAATCAGATGAAGGTAACAAAGTTTTGGCTTGGCCAGGAATCTATCACAAACGGTCTTGCTTCTTCAATTTCTCCCAGAATTGTTGAATTGATTCAGGAAGGAGTTGCTTTAAATACAACTGGTACTGTCTACAAGGCTACTACAGGATCTGGATTTGAAATCTCAGGCAGTCCTACTGAAAAAGCAATTCTTTCTTGGGCTGCTCAAGATCTCAACATGGATATGGAGCAAATAAAACAGAGTTGTATTATTCTCCAGGTTGAGGCCTTCAATTCAAAAAAGAGAAGGAGTGGGGTtatgatgaggaagaagataGACAACACAATCAATGTGCATTGGAAAGGAGCAGCAGAGATGATTCTAGCAATGTGTTCGAGCTACTATGATGCTTTTGGAACTGTCAAGAATCTGGATCATGATGCAAGGGAATTATTTGAGCACATTATTGAAGGTATGGCGGCTAGCAGTCTTCGATGCATTGCTTTCGCACATAAAAGTATTTCTGAAGAAGAGCAGGAAGATGCAAAAGATGAGAAAAAGTTAACTGAAGACAACTTGAGTCTAATAGGACTGGTTGGTATCAAGGACCCATGTCGTCCAGGGGTAAGGAAAGCTGTGGAGGATTGCCAACAAGCTGGTGTGGACATCAAGATGATCACTGGTGACAATGTTTTCACTGCAAAAGCCATAGCCACTGATTGTGGAATCCTTAGGCCGAATGGGTTAGTCGTGGAAGGAGAGGAGTTCAAAAACTACACACCGGAGCAGAGAATGGAGAAAGTTGATAAAATATGTGTGATGGCAAGGTCTTCTCCTTTTGATAAATTGCTCATGGTGCGGTGCTTGAAACAAAAAGGTCATGTAGTTGCAGTCACTGGGGATGGCACAAATGATGCACCAGCTCTAAAGGAAGCAGATATAGGACTTTCTATGGGAATACAAGGCACTGAAGTGGCCAAGGAGAGCTCAGATATAGTAATCTTGGATGATAATTTTGCTTTTGTGGCCACAGTTCTGAAATGGGGAAGATGTGTTTACAATAATATCCAAAAACTTATTCAGTTGCAGCTTACAATGAATGTTGTTGCTCTTGTGATAAACTTTGTAGCAGTAGTTTCTGCAGGTGAAGTACCTCTAAAAGTAGCTCAATCGTTGTGGGTGACTTTGATCATAGACACATTAGGCGCCCTGGCTCTGGCCACAGAGAAGCCGACAAAGGAGCTCATGGATAAACCACCTGTGGGTCGTACTGAGCCACTTATCACCAATGTTATGTGGAGAAATCTATTAGGTCAAACTTTGTATCAGATCGTCATCTTGTTGACATTACAGTTCAGAGGTGAATCAATTTTCGGTGTCAATGAGAAGGTGAAGGATACCTTGGTCTTCAACACATCTGTCCTTTGCCAAGTCTTCAATGAATTCAATGCAAGGAAgcctgaaaataaaaatgtgtttaaaaGGATACATAAGAACAAGTTGTTCTTGCGGATCATTGCAGTAACCATCATTCTTCAAGTATTAGTGGTGGAATTTCTAAAGAAGTTCGTAGATACAGAAAGACTGAATTGGGGCCAATGGGGTGTTTGTATTTGTCTTGCAGCTGCATCTTGGCCGATTGATTGGCTAGTGAAGTGCATACCTATTCCAGAGAAACCATTTTTTAGCTATCTCAAGTGGAAGAAGTAG